The Hydrogenobacter thermophilus TK-6 genome window below encodes:
- the lptA gene encoding lipopolysaccharide transport periplasmic protein LptA, with amino-acid sequence MLILLGGIALSQPILGEADSLTYEKDRIIYTGHVKLSRGNAIITADKVVIYLDENRKAKKAEAEGHVKYVEGNRRASADRAEYDFQSDVIKLFGNAKVEEGKNFVEADQIVYYRKEDRAVAMSEGKRVRTFYVEEKGEKVRDSK; translated from the coding sequence ATGCTTATCCTTCTGGGTGGTATAGCACTTTCCCAGCCGATACTTGGTGAGGCTGACTCTCTCACTTACGAAAAGGACAGGATCATATATACAGGCCATGTAAAGCTGAGCAGAGGCAATGCGATAATTACCGCGGATAAGGTGGTGATATATCTGGACGAAAACAGAAAGGCAAAAAAGGCAGAAGCGGAGGGTCATGTAAAGTATGTGGAAGGAAACAGAAGAGCATCTGCAGACAGAGCGGAGTATGACTTTCAGTCCGATGTAATAAAGCTCTTTGGAAATGCGAAGGTGGAGGAGGGCAAAAACTTTGTTGAGGCGGACCAGATAGTTTATTACAGAAAGGAGGACAGAGCTGTAGCAATGAGCGAGGGCAAAAGGGTTAGAACCTTCTATGTGGAGGAAAAAGGTGAAAAAGTCAGAGATAGCAAGTAA
- a CDS encoding patatin-like phospholipase family protein: MKVNLVLSGGAARGIAHIGVIKALVDMGFDIQSVSAVSAGALVGAFFCAGYSPEEMIKIVKSTEWIKVLRPKVPRYGFFSLSKAEKFLRRYLEVELIEDLGKSLYIGVLDIKSGKSFHLSKGQLYPILLGSCALPGVFEPIRYGDYILIDGGVTNNLPVEPLLSKDGLLVGVDVNPTNAVEKVRNVFHIIARSFLLAVRSNVEKRKELCHVVIEPELQNYSVIDIWKAEEIYMLGYQKTIEVMKNYVQQTSR; the protein is encoded by the coding sequence ATGAAGGTTAATCTGGTTCTATCGGGTGGTGCGGCAAGAGGGATCGCTCACATTGGTGTTATCAAAGCTCTTGTAGATATGGGGTTTGACATTCAGTCGGTGAGCGCAGTCAGTGCCGGTGCGCTGGTAGGAGCCTTCTTCTGCGCGGGATATTCACCTGAGGAGATGATAAAGATAGTGAAATCTACTGAATGGATAAAGGTCTTGCGTCCCAAGGTGCCAAGATACGGGTTTTTCAGTCTTAGTAAGGCGGAGAAGTTTCTAAGGAGGTATTTAGAGGTGGAGCTTATAGAGGATTTGGGGAAAAGCCTATATATTGGGGTTTTGGACATAAAGAGCGGTAAGAGCTTTCACCTTAGCAAGGGACAGCTTTATCCTATACTTCTGGGGAGCTGTGCGCTTCCCGGTGTTTTTGAGCCTATAAGGTACGGAGATTACATACTTATTGATGGTGGCGTCACCAACAACCTGCCTGTGGAACCACTTCTTAGCAAGGATGGGCTTTTGGTGGGAGTGGATGTAAACCCTACCAATGCGGTGGAGAAGGTCAGAAATGTGTTTCATATAATAGCGCGAAGCTTTCTTCTGGCAGTGAGGTCCAATGTGGAAAAGAGGAAAGAGCTATGCCATGTTGTTATAGAACCAGAGCTTCAAAATTACTCAGTTATAGATATTTGGAAGGCTGAGGAGATTTATATGCTTGGCTACCAAAAAACCATAGAGGTGATGAAAAATTATGTCCAACAGACTTCTCGTTGA
- a CDS encoding HU family DNA-binding protein encodes MKKSEIASKISKEYQIPLELAKSLVEGVFSWIVQKTAEDGRVEIRGFGVFKLRRRGGRFTKNPKTGIEMYVEERYLMSFKPSKKLLKRLNEKV; translated from the coding sequence GTGAAAAAGTCAGAGATAGCAAGTAAAATCTCAAAGGAGTATCAGATACCTTTAGAGTTGGCAAAAAGTCTTGTGGAGGGTGTCTTTTCGTGGATAGTTCAAAAAACTGCGGAAGATGGCAGGGTGGAGATAAGGGGATTTGGAGTTTTCAAGCTAAGGCGGAGAGGTGGTCGCTTTACAAAAAATCCCAAAACTGGCATAGAGATGTATGTGGAAGAGAGGTATCTGATGAGCTTTAAACCTTCTAAAAAACTTCTCAAAAGACTCAATGAGAAAGTATGA
- the ispF gene encoding 2-C-methyl-D-erythritol 2,4-cyclodiphosphate synthase yields the protein MTFRIGLGFDAHEFEEGKPLYLGGILIKHHEGLKGHSDGDVLLHAITDALLSAIGEPDIGELFSDKDVRWKNASSEIFLKEALRRTREKGYSIVNLDCVLVLDSPKISPLKSAIVENLSKIMQVDKSCISIKGKTREGFCKEKGVVCYCVILLSHEG from the coding sequence ATGACTTTTAGGATAGGTTTAGGATTTGATGCTCACGAGTTTGAAGAGGGAAAGCCTCTTTACTTGGGAGGCATACTTATAAAGCACCACGAAGGTTTAAAAGGTCACTCTGATGGTGATGTTTTGCTCCATGCCATCACTGATGCCTTGCTTAGCGCCATAGGAGAACCCGATATAGGTGAGCTTTTTTCTGATAAGGATGTAAGGTGGAAAAATGCTTCTTCAGAGATCTTTTTAAAAGAGGCTTTAAGAAGAACGAGAGAAAAGGGCTACAGCATTGTAAACCTTGATTGCGTCCTGGTGTTGGACAGCCCTAAAATATCCCCTTTAAAAAGTGCCATCGTAGAAAACCTTTCTAAGATAATGCAGGTGGATAAAAGCTGCATATCCATAAAAGGCAAGACAAGGGAGGGCTTTTGTAAAGAGAAAGGTGTGGTATGCTATTGTGTCATCCTTTTGAGTCATGAAGGTTAA
- a CDS encoding aspartate carbamoyltransferase catalytic subunit yields MKHLISTFDLTKGQVDYLFRLYTEFKGGRQEKLKGDVALLFLESSTRTRFSFEMACRNLSLRTYWAGPRESSIEKGETFYDTVKTLSSLGFRALIFRVPFVLFPYDSYLKESISLINAGDGSHQHPTQGLVDLFTAIEVYGSLEGLKVLYVGDIAHSRVFRSGSHLFSMYSAKVGVVGPRTLLPKDLTPFGVEVVFDDITTALEWADLVIYLRLQEERFKENYIPSKESYFLQFGLTKERYKKLKGFFMHPGPVNINVDIEAELVYTEKSLILKQVENGVYVRTAVLYEVLKDA; encoded by the coding sequence ATGAAGCACCTGATAAGCACCTTTGACCTAACAAAAGGTCAGGTGGATTATCTTTTTAGGTTATATACCGAGTTCAAAGGAGGCAGGCAGGAAAAACTCAAAGGAGACGTAGCTCTGCTTTTCTTAGAGAGTTCTACAAGGACAAGGTTTTCCTTTGAAATGGCTTGTAGGAATCTGTCTTTGAGAACTTACTGGGCAGGACCAAGGGAGAGCTCCATAGAGAAAGGCGAGACTTTTTATGACACTGTAAAAACTCTGTCCTCTTTGGGCTTTAGAGCTTTGATCTTTAGAGTGCCTTTTGTGCTCTTTCCTTACGATAGCTATCTGAAAGAGAGCATCTCTTTGATAAATGCTGGTGATGGTTCCCATCAACACCCCACACAGGGGCTTGTGGACCTTTTCACAGCCATAGAAGTGTATGGCTCTTTGGAAGGTCTTAAGGTGCTTTATGTAGGAGACATAGCTCACAGCAGGGTCTTCAGGTCTGGCTCTCACCTTTTTAGCATGTATTCGGCAAAGGTGGGAGTGGTAGGTCCAAGAACGCTTCTGCCTAAGGACCTTACTCCCTTTGGTGTAGAGGTGGTGTTTGACGATATTACAACCGCTTTAGAGTGGGCTGATCTGGTCATATATCTAAGGCTCCAGGAGGAGAGATTTAAAGAGAATTACATACCTTCAAAGGAAAGCTACTTTTTACAGTTTGGGCTTACCAAAGAGCGTTATAAAAAGCTCAAAGGCTTTTTTATGCACCCTGGGCCTGTTAATATAAATGTGGACATAGAGGCGGAGCTGGTCTATACAGAAAAGTCTCTTATTCTAAAGCAGGTGGAAAATGGTGTTTATGTTCGCACCGCCGTACTGTATGAAGTTTTGAAAGATGCTTAA
- a CDS encoding geranylgeranyl reductase family protein, producing MRKYDVLVVGGGPAGSSCAYTLAKSGLKVLVVDFKRKIGTPVQCAEFVPVQLFNSFPEFFTPESISQEVDNMLHFTPWGETVLMNSKGFVLNREVFDYHISQLAREEGAEYLLGTLFVGMEGPKVWLERIHTRERFFVEANVVVGADGPRSRVAKQTGKHTKDFLTTAQVRVPLNTKVKDLLIYFREYIPGGYGWVFPKGESANVGVGIDPAYNMNVMESLKIFLSELLKEGLTGEKVLSRTGGWIPAEGLLDVIRNRVLLVGDAGGFCHPITGGGIANAIISGTMAGKAIASGKLSDYEEEAWEVFGTTLERAAKKRKKYMKRWDNLSYIIPRTWIAFEEYWRED from the coding sequence ATGAGAAAGTATGATGTCCTCGTAGTAGGTGGAGGTCCTGCTGGTTCTTCCTGCGCTTACACTCTGGCAAAGAGCGGTCTTAAGGTGCTGGTGGTGGACTTTAAAAGAAAAATAGGCACTCCAGTTCAGTGTGCCGAGTTTGTTCCTGTGCAACTCTTTAACTCCTTTCCGGAATTTTTTACACCAGAGAGTATAAGCCAGGAAGTGGATAACATGCTACACTTCACACCTTGGGGAGAAACTGTTTTGATGAATTCCAAAGGGTTTGTGCTAAATAGGGAGGTTTTTGATTATCATATATCTCAGCTTGCAAGAGAGGAAGGGGCAGAGTACTTACTTGGTACGCTTTTTGTAGGCATGGAGGGTCCCAAGGTATGGCTTGAAAGGATACACACAAGGGAGAGGTTTTTTGTAGAGGCAAATGTGGTAGTGGGTGCAGATGGACCAAGGTCAAGGGTTGCCAAGCAAACTGGAAAGCACACAAAAGACTTTCTCACTACAGCACAGGTAAGAGTGCCACTAAATACAAAAGTTAAAGACCTTCTTATTTACTTTAGAGAGTATATACCCGGTGGTTATGGCTGGGTCTTTCCTAAGGGTGAGTCCGCCAATGTGGGCGTAGGTATAGACCCTGCCTATAACATGAATGTGATGGAAAGCCTGAAGATTTTTTTAAGCGAGCTTCTTAAAGAGGGGCTAACAGGAGAGAAGGTGCTATCAAGAACAGGAGGCTGGATCCCCGCGGAGGGGCTGCTTGATGTTATTCGCAACCGCGTACTTCTGGTGGGTGATGCAGGAGGCTTTTGTCATCCTATAACGGGCGGTGGTATAGCCAATGCCATAATCTCTGGCACTATGGCAGGTAAAGCTATAGCCAGTGGAAAACTCTCTGACTATGAAGAAGAAGCTTGGGAGGTCTTTGGGACTACTCTTGAAAGGGCGGCTAAAAAGCGAAAAAAATATATGAAAAGGTGGGACAACCTTTCTTACATCATTCCCAGAACCTGGATAGCCTTTGAAGAGTACTGGAGAGAAGATTAG